The Pseudodesulfovibrio cashew genomic sequence GTGGAGAGGTAGTTGAACAGGATGCTCGGGTAGTCGGCGGGATCGGATGACGTGATCTTCACGTGGCCGCGCACGTCAGTGTTCATGGGCCCGACGTGAACCTGGTAGCCGTGACCCTCGTTGGGGGCCGAGCCGTCGTAGCGGATGGCGATGGGCAGGAAATGATACTGGATGTTGGGGTATTCCACCCGGTCGTTGCCTCGAATGAAGCCGCCCGCCTCGAAGTGGTTGGTGGCGGCCTCGCCCTTGTGTCCGAAGAGCCACTTCATGCCGATCCACGGCTGGTTGTACCACTTGAGGCACGGGAACATGGAGACCGGCTTCTTGCAGGCGTACTGGACGTAGAGTTCCAGGTGATCCTGGAGATTTTCGCCCACGCCGGGCAGGTCCTGGACGACGTTGATGCCCAGGGTGGAGAGCTCGGTGCCGTTGCCCACGCCCGAGAGCTGGAGCAGTTGGGGCGAGTTGATGGCTCCGCCGCAGGAGATGATCTCCCCACCGTAGACCTTGAAGGTCCGTTTGCCGCGCGTGTACTCCACGCCCACGGCGCGCTTGCCCTCGAACAGGATGCGCGTGGTCATGGCCTTGCATTTGACGGTCAGGTTGCGGCGGTTCTTGACCGGGTGCACGTAGGCGCGGGCCGCGTTCCAGCGGCGGCCACGGTAGGTGTTGCGGTCGAACTTGCCGAACCCTTCCTGCTGATAGCCGTTGACGTCCTTGGTCACCGGGTATCCCGCCTCCTGTACGGCCTTGAAGAAGGCGTCGAAGAGCGGGTTGTCGCATTCGGGCTCGGTCAGGTAGAGCGGCCCCACCGCGCCTTGATATTCGTCGGCACCGGCGGTGCGGCACTCGAACCGCTTGAAATAGGGCAGGCAGTGGGCGTAGTCCCAGTCCGCCAGTCCGTCCTCCTTGGACCACTTCTCGTAATCCATGGCGTTGCCGCGAATGTAGATCATGCCGTTGATGCAGCTGGAACCGCCCAGGACCTTGCCGCGCGGTTGGTAGATGCGGCGGTTGTGCATGTGCGGTTCGGGCTCGGACTCGTACCACCAGTTGTAGGTCTTGCCCGCCAGGGGGTAGGTCAGGGCCGCAGGCATATGAATGCGGAAATCGAGCTTGAAGTCGGGCAGTCCCGCTTCCAGGACCAGTACTTTGCTTTTGGGGTTGGCGCTCAGGCGGTTGGCCAGGACAGAGCCGGCGGAGCCGCCGCCGACTATGATGTAATCATAGTGTTTCATTGAGGATGTTCTCGCTTGTGGCTATTGGTTGTCGTCTTGCAGGAACTCGGGTTGGTCAACGGACTCGGCCCTCTCCTCCACGCACTGCCTGAGCAAAACGTAGTGTTGGCTGACGTGGCCAAGGGCCCGCATGAGTTGTCCCTGTTCGATGGCCCGGGCCGTGTCGCTCCAGTTGGCGGCGGCCTTTTCCCGGAAGGACGCCTCCTCGTACAGGGCGTAGTCGTGAGAACTGAATCCCATCTGGATGGCGTGCATGACCCACTCGAACAGCGGGTTGCGTGCCATGCGCACGAGCATGAGGTTCAGCTTGCGGTCCAGTTCGCTGGTGGCGACGAGGTCCGGTTCGTCCTCCTTGAGCATGCCCTCCAGGCGAAGGGCCTCACCGAGCAGTTCCATCTTCTCTTCACGGCTGCCGAGGGCGATGGCCAATTGCGTGATAGTCCGGTCCAGAGTCTCGCGGAACTCGATCAGCTTTTCCGGCTCCACCGGGTGCTGTTTGAGGAAGAGGGCCAGGGATTCCGAAACATTGGCGACTTCAACCTGCCTGACGTAGGCCCCGCCTTTGGCTCCCTTCTTCACTTCGAGGAGCCCCTTCTGTTTCAGTATCTTGATGGCCTCGCGGATCACGCCGCGTCCCGTGCCGAACTGTGACTGCATTTCCCGTTCGCTGGGGAGACGCTCTCCTGGCTGCAGCCGTCCATCCATGATGGCGGCCTCGATCTGGAGCGCGACTTCCTCACTGGCGCGGCCAGCCTGGACAGGAAGGAACAGGGAAATTTCTTCTTTGATCGGAGACAATGGTATTACCTATCTAGCAATAATTTGCCATTTTGTTTCTATTTGGCGCTAAAAGCACCTATTTGGTAGGACCATTCTAGGCAGGTTTCGCGAAGGACGTCAAGGCGGAGGGGTAGTCGCTGAGGAGTCTAATGATTTCAAAGTCTTATTGAGACATAAGCCCGGATATCGAATGGTGGCCGGTGGGCTCGGCTGGGGTGAGTCGTCTGCGAAATGGACGCGAGGGTAGTCGAATAGCGGAGAGCGGCGGCACTGCGTGCGCGGGGAGCCGGGCACACCCCGCGCAGACTGGAGCGGGTGGTGAGTTTATACGGCGATGTCGATGTTCGCGCCGGGGAGGGAGGCCGTTGCTTCACCTACTTCCGTCACGCTCTGTTTTTCCATTAATGCGGACAGTTCTTCTGCTGAACCGGTGGTCATGTCACCTGTCTTTTCAACGGCGGGGGTGGCTTCTTCTGTACCTGCGGAGGATGCGGGCTCCTCGTCAAAGGCGGTTGAGGAATCGACGATTTCCGTCTTCTGATCGCCAGTCGCGTCGAGTTGTTCCTGCTGTTCCGTTTCGCGCTCTTCGCGCTCCTTCTCCAACTGTTCGGCGGAGGTCTCGGCGACAACCTGTTCCACGATACTCTCTACAGAGTTGGCCGCCTTGGTTCCGGCCAGGGTCTTGACAGCATAGTTGTCTGGGTCGGCTGCCGCTGCGGCCAGGGAGTACATGTCCATCATTCCTTGCATGCGATTTCGAAAGTCATTTTTGACGTCGAAATTGGAGAGCATGGCCTCGACATACTGCGACTGCTGGTAGTCGCGTTTGAAGAAGTTGTCTTCCAACAGGTTGCGCGAGGCCGCGCTTACGGTCGTTTCAATGTCGTCTTGCAACGTATTCGACTTGGTCGTCGACAAGGCGGCCATGTCTTGCGAGCCATTCATGTCCGTCGCGAGTGCAAAGGCGGTGGAAGTATCATTACCAATTTTCATGGTGCCTCCCTGCTGTGAAAAGGTCTAACCCACTGTGCCGCTCTATCGACACGATAGATCATATCTTCAGATCACATGAAGAAATGTTCAGATGTTTCCGGGAAAAATGGAGGCCAGGATTATCCGGGAGCGTGGAAGGACAGCCATTGCGGTAGGTTTCAGGGCTGTCCGCAGTTCTGGCGAAGAGGACTATTGGGTATGCCTGGGCAGATCATCCGTATGCCGCGGGGTGATTGTTCAAGGAGTTCCTCTTTCGCATTTTTTGTCGAGTTTGTTTTCAAAAAAGAAAGTTGCGCTAGTGCCAATTTTGCAATATGTTAGTTTTGCGATTATCAATTTTGTATTTATGACAAGTTGAGGTCGCGGTTTTGTCTCTGAAAAGCTGTGGTTACCTGTGTGGGAGTATCTCTCTTAAATTGCAGGATTATTTTTTATATACCGTCTCTTTTCGAGATTTTTGTTTTCGGTTGGCGTTTTTGGGTGCGGATTTTGAAATGAGGCACTCTGTATGGCGGAGGAAAGCGTCCGCTTTCCGTTTGAATAGCAAGAGTTCCGGCCGGGACAGTTTCATCCCGGTCCAAGACATGAACGAAACGGAGCGCTACAAGCTCCGGATTTAGGGAGAATAGAATATGTTTGAAGCACCATATCTGCTTTTTCTCGGGGATGCCCCGGATGGACTGGCGGCCAAGATGGCTCAGGGAATCTACGACTGGCGGCCTGAAGCCGTGGCCGGACAGTTCCGCATGGAAGGCTGCAAGGCCGACATGGGCGTGAAGGACATGACCATCAAGGAAGCCGCCGAAGCGGGCATCAAGACCGTAGTTGTCGGCGTCGTCAACCGTGGCGGCATCATCGGCGAGAGCTGGATCTCCGTGCTGGGCGAAGCCCTGGAGGCGGGCATGGATGTGGCCTGCGGCCTGCACAACCTGCTGCGCGACGAGCCCGCCCTGGTGGCGGCCGCCGAGAAGGGCGGCAGCAAGCTGCACGATGTTCGCGTCCCCTCGGTCAAATATCCCATCGCTTCCGGCAAGAAGCGCACCGGCAAGCGCTGCCTCGCCGTCGGCACCGACTGCTCGGTCGGCAAGATGTACACCGCCCTGGCCATCGACCGCGAGATGAAGAAGCAGGGCTTGAAGTCCACCTTCCGCGCCACCGGCCAGACCGGCATCCTCATCGAGGGCAACGGCGTTCCGCTTGATGCGGTCGTCGCCGACTTCATGGCCGGTTCCATCGAGTGGCTGACCCCGGACAACGACGCGGACCACTGGGACATCATCGAAGGGCAGGGCAGCCTGTTCCACGCCTCCTACTCCGGCGTGACCATGGCCCTGGTCCACGGCGGCCAGCCCGACGCCCTGATCCTGTGCCACGAGCCCACCCGCGAGACCATGCGCGGCCTGCCCGACTACGCCCTGCCGTCCCTGGAGCAGCTTCGCGACACCGCGCTGACCCTGGCTCAGTGGGTGAACCCGGACTGCAAGGTGGCCGGTATTTCCGTCAACACGCAGCACATGTCCGAGGAAGAGGCCCTGGCCTACCTCAAGGACGTGGAAGAGAAGATGGGCATCCCGGCGGTCGATCCCTTCCGCCAGGGCGCGGGACGTCTGGTCGAGGCCCTGCAATGCCTTTAATCCTGAGCCGTGACGTCTTCCCGCTGGCCAAGGCCTTCACCATCTCTCGGGGCTCGCGCACCGAGGCCGTGGTGGTTCGGGTCGAGGTCCATGAGGACGGTTTTTCCGGGAGGGGCGAGTGCGTCCCGTACCAGCGTTACGGCGAAACCGTGGACAGCGTCATGGACCAGATCCGGGCGCTGCCTGCGGACCTCAATCGCGCATCCCTGCAGGATCTCCTGGCTCCCGGCGCGGCGCGCAACGCCGTGGACTGCGCCCTGTGGGACCTGGAGGCCAAGAAGGCGGGCAAACCGGTCTGGCAACTGGCCGGACTCGGTGAGCCCGGTCCGCTGCAGACGGCCTTCACCCTGTCCCTGGATACCCCCGAGAACATGCTGGAGGACGCCCGCCTGAATGCGGACCGTCCCCTGCTGAAGATCAAGCTCGGCACCGAGGACGACATCGCCCGTATCGAGGCCGTGCGCGAGGGCGCGCCCAAGTCGCGCATCATCGTGGACGCCAACGAGGGATGGACCGCAGAGTCCTACGCCCGCATGGCCCCGGTGCTGGTGCGCCTGGGCGTGGACATGGTGGAGCAGCCGCTGCCCGCCGGTGACGACGACGCCCTGCTCACGCTGGAGCGCGTCCTGCCGGTCTGCGCGGATGAGTCCTGCCATGACAGGGCCTCCCTGCCCGATCTCAAGGGCAAATACGACATGGTCAACATCAAGCTCGACAAGACGGGCGGGTTGACCGAAGCGCTGGCCCTCAGGGAGGGCGCCTTGCGTGAAGGGTACAAGATCATGGTCGGCTGCATGGTGGGATCGTCCCTGGCCATGGCCCCGGCCATGCTGGTGGCCCAGGGCGCGGACGTAGTGGACCTGGACGGTCCGCTGCTCCTGGCCGAGGACCGCCCCTTTGGATTGCATTATGACAAGGGAGACGTCTATCCCCCCGCGAGCGAGCTCTGGGGATAGGACCGCTCTCCGTGTAAAGAATATACGAGAAATCGAGGATTGATATGAGTCGTACAGTATACATCAACGGCGCGTTCGTGCCCGAGGAAGAGGCCCAGGTATCCATTTTCGACAGGGGTTTCCTGTTCGCGGACGCCGTGTATGAAGTGACCGCCGTGCTGGACGGAAAGCTGCTGGAGTTCGACGGCCACATGGCGCGTCTGGCCCGTTCGCTGGGCGAGCTGGAAATGGAATGCCCCCTGACTCGCGGCGAACTGCTCGAAGTGCACCGCGAGCTGGTCGAGCGCAACGGCGTGGAGCAGGGCGGCGTGTACCTCCAGGTCACGCGCGGCGCTGCCGACCGTGACTTCGTCTTCCCCAAGAACGCACCCCAGACCATGGTGATGTTCACCCAGGCCCGTCCTCTGACCGGAGAGAAGAAGGGGCTGAAGGTCATCTCCACCCCGGACATCCGCTGGGGCCGCCGTGACATCAAGACCGTGCAGCTCCTGGCCGCCTCCATGAGCAAGATGGCCGCCAAGAAGCAGGGCAAGGACGACGCCTGGCTGGTCGAGGACGGTTTCGTCACCGAGGGCAGCTCCAACAACACCTATATCGTCAAGGACAACAAGCTGGTCACCCGGCACCTGTCCAACTCCATCCTGCCGGGCATCACTCGCGCCGCCGTGCTCAAGCTGGTGGCCGAGCTCGACATGGAGATCGAGGAGCGTCCCTTCACCGTCGAGGAAGTCAAGCAGGCCGATGAAGCGTTCATGACCGCCGCCACTTCCTTTGTGTGCCCCGTTGTGGAAATGGACGGGACTGCCATTTCGGATGGCGTTCCCGGCCCCATCGCCAAGCGCCTGAACGAAATCTACATCGAAGAAGCTCGCAAGAGCGCAATTTAACAATTGAAATGATGGGGGTGTTCGCCCATCCCCAATTTGCATTGTGCCGGGCAGTCACTCCGGCTTAGAAGAAAGGCGGGTCCACCTGGGTGGGCCCGCCTTTTTTGTGATCGATCTTGGTCTCCCTCAGCAGGATTGGCGTTGACCCTGTCCTTGACGCCTCTCCCGACGTTGCCGGGCAGCCCCAGAGGGGCAATTTTTCGCCATGCCTAAAGCGCGCTAGGTTTTGCCGGGCATTATTTCCGAGGATGGCGTTCTCTCCCCCCCTGGAACCGTCAAAGCGGCTGGTGGAGTCGGCCCCCCCTAGTGCCGGACCGAGAGAGACTCGCCGTGCAGAAGGTCTGCTTCCCTTTGCGCTGAGCGCATATATCCAAATATTCTATTGGTGTCATCGATTATGTCTATTCAAGCATAGTTGTGTGAAATCATTATATTGTTTTGTTCGTTTGTCAGACTGTATGGCTGCGCCTAGGTTCAATATGGTTCGGAAAACCGGCTGATCGGCCGGGGCGTAATTCCTTCCGAACCATCGCAAGCCGAGGGAGCGAATGCACAGGATTCAACGTATACATCTCGTCGGGCCAGGGCTTCTGGTCCGGCGACTCTGAAGGGGGCCACATGGGCACCAGGCATGGTTCCCTTCGATCCCCGCTCCCGGGAGCTCCGTCATGCCACGCGCGGCGCGCGTCGTCCGTCTGGCTGTGCTCTGACGTCCTTTCTTCCTGTCCACCATATTGGGAACGATCGGTTCCCCGCGCTTCCGACGACTGCCGGGAGCGCTCTTCGCATTTCCTGAGAGCAACCCGCGTTCGCGGGATTAGCCATACCGTCAATGGAGGATTCGATGTTCGTGTCAACCAACACGCCGTCATCCGTCCCTGTGGCCGCCTGTGCCCCGTTTGCGGGTCTCGGGCACGCCATGGATGCGGTTGTTGCCGTGGTCAGATGTCTCTGTCCCCGTTGGAAGGAGTCCGCCGTTGCCGCGCGGATGCCATTCCAGCCCGTCGGAGCATACGGCTACGCCCTGCAATGCCGCCTGGGCCGGGAAACCCGGGCCGGATGACCCTCAAACCAAAGGAGTGGGTATGAAAGTCAACAGAAGAAATTTCCTCAAACTGACCGCAGTCACCGCCGTGTCGTCGGCGTTCTGCGGGCTGGGATTCGAATCCGTGGCGCATGCCGCGGACCGGATCACCATGCTCAAGCCCAAGTGGAGCAAGCAGACCACCAGTATCTGTCCGTATTGCGCCGTGGGATGCGGCCTGATCGTCAACACCGATCTCAAGACCAAACGGGCCATCAACGTCGAGGGCGACCCCGACCATCCCATCAACGAGGGAGCCACCTGCGCCAAGGGCGCATCCATCTGGCAGTTGGCCGAGAACGACGAGCGTCCGAAACGTCCCCTGTACCGCGCTCCCTATTCCTCGGAATGGAAGGAAGTCTCCTGGGAGTGGGCGCTGGGCGAGATCGCCAAGCGGGTCAAGAAGACGCGTGACGCCAGCTTCACCGAAAAGAACGCCAAGGGGCAGGTGGTGAATCGCTGCAACGGGCTGGCCTCCGCCGGGTCGGCTGCCATCGACAACGAGGAGTGCTGGACCTACCAGGCCATGCTCCGCGCCCTCGGGCTGGTCTACGTCGAGCACCAGGCGCGCATCTGCCACAGCTCCACTGTTGCGGCCCTGGCCGAGAGCTTCGGTCGCGGGGCCATGACCAACCACTGGAACGACATCGCCAACAGCGACTGCATCCTGGTTATGGGCAGCAACGCGGCGGAGAATCATCCCATCTCCTTCAAGTGGGTGATGAAGGCCATGGACAAGGGGGCCAAGCTCATCAGCGTGGACCCGCGATTCACCCGTACCTCCTCCAAGGCCGACCTGTACTGCCGACTCCGCGCCGGTACCGACATCGCCGTGCTTGGCGGCATGATCAAGTACATTCTGGACAATGACCTGATCCAGAAGGACTATGTGGTCAGCCACACCAATGCCGCCTTCATCGTCAGCGACAAGTTCAAATTCGATGACGGCCTCTTCAGCGGCTACCACAAGAACGGCGACGACGCGGACTATGCCGGTTCCTACGACAAGTCCCAGTGGGCCTTCGAGAAGGACGGCAAGGGATTGCCCAGGAAGGACGAGACCCTCAAGCATCCCCGCTGCGTGTACAACCTGCTCAAGAAGCACTACGCCCGCTATACCGTTGACAAGGTGGTCAGCGTCTCCGGCATGGACAAGGCCAAATTGCTGGAATTCTACAAGCTCTACTCGGCCACGGGCAAGCCGGACAAGGCGGGCACCATCATGTACGCCATGGGCTGGACCCAGCACACGGTCGGTGTGCAGTACATCCGCACCATGGCCATGGTGCAGTTGCTGCTCGGCAACATCGGCGTGGCCGGCGGCGGTGTAAATGCCCTGCGCGGCGAGTCCAACGTCCAGGGCTCCACTGACCACTGCCTGCTGTGGCACATCCTGCCCGGCTACCTGGCCACGCCCAACGCGGGCCTCAAGACCTACAAGGAATACATCGACGCCAAGGCCGGGCCTCACCTGGCAGGGGCCAAGGACCCCAAGAGCGCGGCATGGTGGCAGTACTATCCGAAATACATGGCGAGCTTCCTCAAGGCCATGTACCCCGAGGCGTCACTGGATGACGCCTACTCCTGGCTGCCCAAGGCCGAGGACGGCAAGACCTACACCTGGTTGCAGCTCTTCGAGGCCATGGACAAGAAGGAGTTCTCCGGCTTCTTCGCCTGGGGCATGAACCCGGCCTGCGGCGGGGCCAATGCAGGCAAGAACCGACGGGCGATGACCAACCTCGACTGGATGGTCAACGTCAACATCTTCGACAACGAGACCGGCTCCTTCTGGCGTGGACCCGGCATGGATCCGAAGAAGGTCAAGACCGAGGTCTTCTTCCTGCCCTGCGCCGTGTCCATCGAGAAGGAAGGCTCCATCACCAACTCCGGCCGCTGGATGCAGTGGCGCTACCAGGGGCCCGTGCCCCGGGGCGAGGCCAAGACCGACGGTCATATCCTGACCGAGCTCTTCGACACCATCAAGGCGCTCTATGCCGAGGAGGGCGGGGCGTTCCCCGATCCCATCAAGAATCTCTCCGTGGACATGTGGAAATCCCACGGTGAGTTCAACGCCCATCAGGCGGCCAAGCTGATCAACGGCTACTTCCTCAAGGACGTGACCATCAAGGGCAAGACCTACAAGAAGGGCACCCAGGTGCCGAGCTTCGCGTTTCTTCAGGACGACGGCTCCACCTGCTCGGGCAACTGGCTCTACTGCAACTCCTACACCGAGAACGGCAACATGGCCGCCCGCCGCAACCCGGCGCAGACCCCGGAACAGGAGAAGATCGGCCTGTTCTCCAACTGGTCCTGGTGCTGGCCGGTCAATCGGCGGATCATCTACAACCGGGCCTCCTGCGACAACACGGGCAAGCCGTACGCCCCGCAGAAGCCGGTCGTTACCTGGAACGGCAAGAAGTGGATCGGCGACGTGCCCGACGGAGGCTGGGCTCCCGGCACCAAGTACGCCTTCATCATGAAGCCGCACGGCCATGGCCACATCTTCGGTCCGGGCCGTCAGGACGGTCCCTTCCCCGAGCACTACGAGCCCATGGAGACCCCCTTCAAGGCGCACGAACTCTCGCATCAGCTCAACAACCCCACGGCGCTTCGCTTCGCTCATGAGGCTCTGGCCGTGGCCGATCCCAAGTATCCGCATGTGGCCATGACCTACCGCGTTACCGAACATTGGCAGACCGGCCTGATGACGCGCCACACTCCGTGGCTGCTTGAGGCCATGCCGCAGATGTTCGTGGAGATGAGCGAGGAGCTGGCCAAGGAGAAGGGTATCGCCAACGGCGAAAAGGTCACGGTTGAAAGCATGCGCGGCAACCTGTGGGCCATCGCCATCGTGACCAAGCGGATGCAACCGCTCAAGGTCATGGGCAAGACCGTCCACCAGATCGGCATGCCGTGGTGCTTCGGTTGGCAGATGCCCCACGACGGCAGCGGCGGTGATTCCGCCAACCTGCTGACCCCGTCGGTGGGTGATCCCAACACCGGCATCCCCGAAACCAAGGTCTTCGTGGCCAACGTCCGCAAGATGTAAGGAGAACGCAATGAACGGTAAATCATTCCTCGTCGACCTGACCCGCTGCACCGCGTGCCGCGGATGCCAGGTGGCCTGCAAGCAATGGAAGAAGCTCCCCGCCGAGAAGACGAAGAACTGGGGTTCGTATCAGAATCCCAAGGACCTCTCCTCGAAAACCATCCGGCTTGTCCGCTTCTCCGAAGTGGAAGTGGACGGTGACCTGAATTGGCTGTTCTTCCCGGAACAGTGTCGTCACTGTGTGGAGGCCCCGTGCGCCGATGTGCCCGAGAACCCCAAGGCTATCGTGCATGACCCGGATACCGGGGCGGTGGTCTACACCGAGCTGACTGCCAAGGAGGACGGAGAGGCCATCCGCATGGCGTGCCCCTACGACATCCCCAGGGTGGACCCCGAGACCAAGGTCGTCAACAAGTGCGACATGTGCATCGACCGGGTCCAGGCCGGGAGGCTTCCGGCCTGTGTCCAGGCGTGCCCCACCGGAACCATGAACTTCGGCGACCGCGAGGACATGCTCAAGCTGGCCGAAGAGCGGCTGGCCTCGGTCAAGGAGAAATTCCCGCAGGCCATGCTGGTGGACCCGGATGAAACACGGGTCATCTATCTGGCCTCAGCGCCTCCCGAAGACTACTATCAATATCTGGAAGCGGATGCTTCCGGTTCCATGCCTGATTCGATGACCAGAAAGCAGCTCCTGGCGAAGCTGGGAAGCCCCATCAAACGTATGCGCGCATAGAAACACCGTAGTACCATTGGTACTGGCACCTCCTCTCCATGTCGGCCCGGCTCCGGCCGGGCCGACTCAGGCTGCAGAGAAAGGTCCGACTGCGGCGTTGCTGCAAAAAAGTTCAACCCCTCGCGTGCAGGAAGTACGTGAGGGGTTGAACTGTTTTTGATCTTGCACTCGAATCTGTCTCAACAGCCTGCCATGGCTGACTGATCCAGAAATCCGGCAGGGCCTCCCCGAAGGAAGGCCCTGCCTCTTTTATGGCGTGTAGAGTCCGGCCCATTCGGGCAGGAAGAGCGAGAGCGCCGGGATCAGCGAGATGATGATCAGGACCACGAAGTCCATGGCCACATAGGGGATGGCTTCCTTGGCTATTTCGTCCACTTCGCAGCCGACCAGGTTTGCCGCCGTGAACAGGTTCACGCCCACTGGTGGCGTCGCCT encodes the following:
- a CDS encoding D-amino-acid transaminase, whose translation is MSRTVYINGAFVPEEEAQVSIFDRGFLFADAVYEVTAVLDGKLLEFDGHMARLARSLGELEMECPLTRGELLEVHRELVERNGVEQGGVYLQVTRGAADRDFVFPKNAPQTMVMFTQARPLTGEKKGLKVISTPDIRWGRRDIKTVQLLAASMSKMAAKKQGKDDAWLVEDGFVTEGSSNNTYIVKDNKLVTRHLSNSILPGITRAAVLKLVAELDMEIEERPFTVEEVKQADEAFMTAATSFVCPVVEMDGTAISDGVPGPIAKRLNEIYIEEARKSAI
- the dgcA gene encoding N-acetyl-D-Glu racemase DgcA, whose amino-acid sequence is MPLILSRDVFPLAKAFTISRGSRTEAVVVRVEVHEDGFSGRGECVPYQRYGETVDSVMDQIRALPADLNRASLQDLLAPGAARNAVDCALWDLEAKKAGKPVWQLAGLGEPGPLQTAFTLSLDTPENMLEDARLNADRPLLKIKLGTEDDIARIEAVREGAPKSRIIVDANEGWTAESYARMAPVLVRLGVDMVEQPLPAGDDDALLTLERVLPVCADESCHDRASLPDLKGKYDMVNIKLDKTGGLTEALALREGALREGYKIMVGCMVGSSLAMAPAMLVAQGADVVDLDGPLLLAEDRPFGLHYDKGDVYPPASELWG
- a CDS encoding 4Fe-4S dicluster domain-containing protein, which encodes MNGKSFLVDLTRCTACRGCQVACKQWKKLPAEKTKNWGSYQNPKDLSSKTIRLVRFSEVEVDGDLNWLFFPEQCRHCVEAPCADVPENPKAIVHDPDTGAVVYTELTAKEDGEAIRMACPYDIPRVDPETKVVNKCDMCIDRVQAGRLPACVQACPTGTMNFGDREDMLKLAEERLASVKEKFPQAMLVDPDETRVIYLASAPPEDYYQYLEADASGSMPDSMTRKQLLAKLGSPIKRMRA
- the betA gene encoding choline dehydrogenase, translating into MKHYDYIIVGGGSAGSVLANRLSANPKSKVLVLEAGLPDFKLDFRIHMPAALTYPLAGKTYNWWYESEPEPHMHNRRIYQPRGKVLGGSSCINGMIYIRGNAMDYEKWSKEDGLADWDYAHCLPYFKRFECRTAGADEYQGAVGPLYLTEPECDNPLFDAFFKAVQEAGYPVTKDVNGYQQEGFGKFDRNTYRGRRWNAARAYVHPVKNRRNLTVKCKAMTTRILFEGKRAVGVEYTRGKRTFKVYGGEIISCGGAINSPQLLQLSGVGNGTELSTLGINVVQDLPGVGENLQDHLELYVQYACKKPVSMFPCLKWYNQPWIGMKWLFGHKGEAATNHFEAGGFIRGNDRVEYPNIQYHFLPIAIRYDGSAPNEGHGYQVHVGPMNTDVRGHVKITSSDPADYPSILFNYLSTEQERREWVEAIRKTREIMTQPAFDEFRGKELAPGPQAQTDEEILDFVAREGESAYHPSCTCAMGTHDMAVTDPELRVHGVEGLRVVDASVMPYVTNGNIYAPTMMIAEKAADLILGNTPLPAENAPYYKHGE
- the fdnG gene encoding formate dehydrogenase-N subunit alpha gives rise to the protein MKVNRRNFLKLTAVTAVSSAFCGLGFESVAHAADRITMLKPKWSKQTTSICPYCAVGCGLIVNTDLKTKRAINVEGDPDHPINEGATCAKGASIWQLAENDERPKRPLYRAPYSSEWKEVSWEWALGEIAKRVKKTRDASFTEKNAKGQVVNRCNGLASAGSAAIDNEECWTYQAMLRALGLVYVEHQARICHSSTVAALAESFGRGAMTNHWNDIANSDCILVMGSNAAENHPISFKWVMKAMDKGAKLISVDPRFTRTSSKADLYCRLRAGTDIAVLGGMIKYILDNDLIQKDYVVSHTNAAFIVSDKFKFDDGLFSGYHKNGDDADYAGSYDKSQWAFEKDGKGLPRKDETLKHPRCVYNLLKKHYARYTVDKVVSVSGMDKAKLLEFYKLYSATGKPDKAGTIMYAMGWTQHTVGVQYIRTMAMVQLLLGNIGVAGGGVNALRGESNVQGSTDHCLLWHILPGYLATPNAGLKTYKEYIDAKAGPHLAGAKDPKSAAWWQYYPKYMASFLKAMYPEASLDDAYSWLPKAEDGKTYTWLQLFEAMDKKEFSGFFAWGMNPACGGANAGKNRRAMTNLDWMVNVNIFDNETGSFWRGPGMDPKKVKTEVFFLPCAVSIEKEGSITNSGRWMQWRYQGPVPRGEAKTDGHILTELFDTIKALYAEEGGAFPDPIKNLSVDMWKSHGEFNAHQAAKLINGYFLKDVTIKGKTYKKGTQVPSFAFLQDDGSTCSGNWLYCNSYTENGNMAARRNPAQTPEQEKIGLFSNWSWCWPVNRRIIYNRASCDNTGKPYAPQKPVVTWNGKKWIGDVPDGGWAPGTKYAFIMKPHGHGHIFGPGRQDGPFPEHYEPMETPFKAHELSHQLNNPTALRFAHEALAVADPKYPHVAMTYRVTEHWQTGLMTRHTPWLLEAMPQMFVEMSEELAKEKGIANGEKVTVESMRGNLWAIAIVTKRMQPLKVMGKTVHQIGMPWCFGWQMPHDGSGGDSANLLTPSVGDPNTGIPETKVFVANVRKM
- a CDS encoding FadR/GntR family transcriptional regulator, with the translated sequence MSPIKEEISLFLPVQAGRASEEVALQIEAAIMDGRLQPGERLPSEREMQSQFGTGRGVIREAIKILKQKGLLEVKKGAKGGAYVRQVEVANVSESLALFLKQHPVEPEKLIEFRETLDRTITQLAIALGSREEKMELLGEALRLEGMLKEDEPDLVATSELDRKLNLMLVRMARNPLFEWVMHAIQMGFSSHDYALYEEASFREKAAANWSDTARAIEQGQLMRALGHVSQHYVLLRQCVEERAESVDQPEFLQDDNQ
- the dgcN gene encoding N-acetyltransferase DgcN, which encodes MFEAPYLLFLGDAPDGLAAKMAQGIYDWRPEAVAGQFRMEGCKADMGVKDMTIKEAAEAGIKTVVVGVVNRGGIIGESWISVLGEALEAGMDVACGLHNLLRDEPALVAAAEKGGSKLHDVRVPSVKYPIASGKKRTGKRCLAVGTDCSVGKMYTALAIDREMKKQGLKSTFRATGQTGILIEGNGVPLDAVVADFMAGSIEWLTPDNDADHWDIIEGQGSLFHASYSGVTMALVHGGQPDALILCHEPTRETMRGLPDYALPSLEQLRDTALTLAQWVNPDCKVAGISVNTQHMSEEEALAYLKDVEEKMGIPAVDPFRQGAGRLVEALQCL